The sequence AAATGAAAAAAGATACCCAAATTCTGATCGTCCATTCTTACAAGAATACAATCAGTATTGTATAGATAGAAAACCCTATAAAGGTTTAAAGATACTACACAATACGCCTTTGACTTTTGAGACGCTAGCGAAATTAGAAGGTCTATTACTGTCAGAAGCTGAAATCACAGTAAGTGCTGTGACGATTATGCCTCACAATGAAAATGCAGCACAGCTATTAGTTGAGGCCGGTGTAAAAGTTCAAATTAATCATGATTTCAAAGATGAATATGACTTGCATCTCGACTGTTGCGCTGAACTATACAATCATAGGTCTCCTAGAATAGGTGCTGTTGAACTCACAAGAACAGGGGCCATAAGATATATTGAAAATGAAGTCAATTATCCAGTCATAAATGTAGATGGTTGTATTGTCAAAGACCTAGAAACTATTTTGGGGACCGGTGAAGGATTCTATAGAGCCTTCAAAGAGCTCACACAGATTAATATGGTAAATAAAAATATTATATTATTTGGATTTGGAAAAGTTGGATATGGGATTTATAAAACTCTAGCAAATGAAAATGCAAACATAACGATTTGTGATGTTTCTGAAGAAAAAATTCAAAGCGCACAAAATCTAAAATTAAAAACTATTAATGGGAAAAATGGCAACGAAGTAAATGAAGCTTTAAAAAACTCTGACATTATTATAACGGCAACAGGTAGAGATGAGTTCATGTCTGATCAATATGATGTGTCTTTACTGGAAGGAAAAATTTTGGCCAACATGGGAGCAGGTGATGAGTTTGGAAAAAAAGTCCCAGAGAGTTGGGCCCTGGCCAACAAGGCCCCTATAAATTTTGTACTTGACCGTCCAACATTAATGAAATACATCGATCCCATTTTTTACTTACATAATCTTAGTGCTGATCTATTAATATCTACAAAGATGAAGGCCGGAGTAATAAATTATCCAGATTACCATGCAAGAGAAGTCTTAAACAAATGGCAATCTTTTCATAATGAGAGTTTGCCTAATATTGGAAATTAAATTTCTTAAATTCAATATTACATGTTCAAATCTAAAAAAGCTTCAGGCCAAAAAGAGTAAATGAGATCTAAATATTTTATGCCAACAATGGCATCGGAATAGTAAGTGATGAACAGAGCAATGCTAAGGCCTCTTGCTCTCTATAACTAATTACATTATCTTGATTTATTATACGAACATACTCCGTCACTAACTTCTCTTTGCTCCTCATCGTAAGTGAATCGAGTACATTTAGATTTTTAGCAATCATTGACGATGTCAATTCTTTCAGTGAATAAAATTTAGCATCTTTTATTTTTAAAATATCAATACTCATTTTAAAATTATCTTTTGATTTCTCCAACTCTCCATTATTTGAAATCAAGCTTACAAAAGATATGGCCACACTGGCCTCTTTACCAAGAGATGTGATCCTTTTTTTAATTTTGTGATTTTTTTTCTCGCTTATCGCACAAAGCATTGTATAGACAAGCATTTCAAAAATTTTAACTTTGCCATCGATATTTATTAATTTTTCTACAAGTTCTATTAAATTATTAAAGGAATCTTTTGGAGCTTTTTTAAACTTAGAGACAGCAATTTCTAGCAATGGCAGTCTAGCATTTTTTGAAATTAGTTGAATTTTAAAGAATGTTTTATAAACTTCTTTTGCCAATTCAAGTTCAACATTTTCTAAAAGTTTAAATTGTTTATCCCGAATTTCTTCTTCAACAGATATAAGATACGAGACGATTATGATCTTTGCACCAAACATATTTGCAGAAAGTTCTTTAATATCACTAGGGATTAATTCTAGTAGTGAATTAGCCCTATTAACCTCTTTAAGATTTATGGAACCAATTGAACCTACTATTTTCTCATTTTTAATTTCAATTGTTTTTTCTGAAGACAAATTTGATATCACCTCAGCTCTTGCATTATAATCATTTAAAGAAATCTCTCTGCTATAATATTGATCTAATTTAAGTCCTAAATCATAAAACTCTTCTTTCTCGAACTTATCAAAATTAAAGGTTTTATCAATTCTTTTGATTCTCTCTTCTGTAGGAGGATGAGTACTAAACCATGAATTGAAAGATTTAGCAAAGCACATATGTGATACTTCTTCTAAACTTTTATCACTAAAAAACTGATCATCAGACATTGCAAGTATTTTTTTTAGTACGCTACTCATTGCAGGTGCGTTTCGAGTGTATTGAACGGCCGAAGCATCTGCAAGAAATTCTCTTTGTCTTGAAATTGCAGATTTGATGATTCTGGTTATAAGCATACCAACGTATCCCATTACGAGAAGAACAAGCCCTATATATAGGATAGGATTTACACCTTTTTTATTGTTTCGACTTGAAGATCTATGTGAATCTTTAAATATATCTAATACAATTCGCCCTAGTAGATATAAAAAAGTAATTCCATAAACCCATGAAATAAGCCTAATATTTATGCGCATGTCTCCATTAAAGATATGACCGAATTCATGAGCTATAACGGCCTGCAATTCATCTCGAGTCAAACAACGTATCGCACCTCT is a genomic window of Halobacteriovoraceae bacterium containing:
- a CDS encoding NAD-binding protein; this translates as MYNLDKIRTLNEKRYPNSDRPFLQEYNQYCIDRKPYKGLKILHNTPLTFETLAKLEGLLLSEAEITVSAVTIMPHNENAAQLLVEAGVKVQINHDFKDEYDLHLDCCAELYNHRSPRIGAVELTRTGAIRYIENEVNYPVINVDGCIVKDLETILGTGEGFYRAFKELTQINMVNKNIILFGFGKVGYGIYKTLANENANITICDVSEEKIQSAQNLKLKTINGKNGNEVNEALKNSDIIITATGRDEFMSDQYDVSLLEGKILANMGAGDEFGKKVPESWALANKAPINFVLDRPTLMKYIDPIFYLHNLSADLLISTKMKAGVINYPDYHAREVLNKWQSFHNESLPNIGN
- a CDS encoding M48 family metalloprotease — its product is MNFFEHQRKSKKNTAYLAFLFILAILSIIFLTNIGIWFVLSLDVDPNTDRLKYDWSYLLYTSMIVPLIVFFAKIFKSFSLSGGGGKICYAMGGLQIDSFTKDLDEKKLFNIVEEMSIASGVPIPEIYILEEKSINAFAAGDNIKNAAVCVTRGAIRCLTRDELQAVIAHEFGHIFNGDMRINIRLISWVYGITFLYLLGRIVLDIFKDSHRSSSRNNKKGVNPILYIGLVLLVMGYVGMLITRIIKSAISRQREFLADASAVQYTRNAPAMSSVLKKILAMSDDQFFSDKSLEEVSHMCFAKSFNSWFSTHPPTEERIKRIDKTFNFDKFEKEEFYDLGLKLDQYYSREISLNDYNARAEVISNLSSEKTIEIKNEKIVGSIGSINLKEVNRANSLLELIPSDIKELSANMFGAKIIIVSYLISVEEEIRDKQFKLLENVELELAKEVYKTFFKIQLISKNARLPLLEIAVSKFKKAPKDSFNNLIELVEKLINIDGKVKIFEMLVYTMLCAISEKKNHKIKKRITSLGKEASVAISFVSLISNNGELEKSKDNFKMSIDILKIKDAKFYSLKELTSSMIAKNLNVLDSLTMRSKEKLVTEYVRIINQDNVISYREQEALALLCSSLTIPMPLLA